A single Natranaerobius thermophilus JW/NM-WN-LF DNA region contains:
- the cysK gene encoding cysteine synthase A: protein MMTFKSNNPLDFVGNTPMIELQNTNNSHGNILVKLEAFNPGGSIKTRTALGMIIEAERNGQINENSILVEPTSGNQGIGIALVAAIKGYRAKIVMPESMSTERRKMIENLGAEIDISPDGNNISETFDNCKSRARELAEQDSRVFILNQFENKANPNAHRLTTAKEIIEQTGEQIDAFVAGVGTGGTLTGVGEVLKQKYPEVKIIAVEPEKAAVLSQSEISSHIQQGIGDGFIPGVLNQDIIDEVLTVTDEEALETAKSLNRRDGLFSGISSGTNVFAAMKIAEKLPPSANIVTVLPDSGDRYFSTPLFS, encoded by the coding sequence ATGATGACTTTTAAAAGTAATAATCCCTTAGATTTTGTCGGTAATACACCCATGATAGAACTGCAAAATACCAACAACTCTCACGGAAATATTCTGGTTAAATTGGAAGCTTTCAATCCCGGAGGAAGTATTAAGACAAGAACGGCTTTAGGAATGATAATAGAGGCTGAAAGAAATGGACAGATAAATGAAAATTCAATTTTAGTAGAACCAACTAGTGGGAATCAAGGAATAGGTATTGCCCTGGTAGCTGCTATTAAGGGTTATCGGGCTAAAATTGTCATGCCAGAAAGCATGAGTACAGAAAGAAGGAAGATGATAGAAAATCTAGGAGCAGAAATTGATATCAGCCCTGATGGAAATAATATTTCGGAAACCTTTGATAATTGTAAATCTCGGGCAAGAGAATTAGCTGAACAGGACTCCAGAGTATTTATTTTAAATCAATTTGAAAACAAAGCCAATCCGAACGCCCATCGCCTGACTACAGCCAAAGAAATTATTGAACAGACAGGTGAACAAATAGATGCTTTTGTGGCGGGAGTGGGTACAGGAGGAACTTTGACAGGTGTGGGTGAAGTCTTAAAACAGAAATATCCCGAAGTTAAGATAATAGCAGTAGAACCTGAAAAAGCAGCAGTTTTAAGCCAGAGTGAAATATCTAGTCATATTCAGCAGGGGATTGGTGATGGTTTCATACCAGGGGTGTTAAACCAGGATATAATTGATGAAGTGTTGACTGTTACCGACGAAGAAGCTCTTGAAACTGCCAAAAGCTTAAATAGAAGAGATGGACTGTTTTCTGGTATCTCTAGTGGAACTAATGTTTTTGCAGCTATGAAAATAGCAGAAAAATTACCACCTAGTGCAAATATTGTAACTGTATTACCTGATAGTGGAGACAGATACTTCAGCACACCTTTATTTAGTTAA